One Silene latifolia isolate original U9 population chromosome 4, ASM4854445v1, whole genome shotgun sequence DNA segment encodes these proteins:
- the LOC141652917 gene encoding uncharacterized protein LOC141652917 — MGWLSRFTVAVAFLAVGFIFSPETFKSDGSDSSSPALNTALKLSHLLCFATAWGAALWVTFIGGIIMFKNLPRHQFGNLQSKMFPAYFTMVGICCAVSMAAFGYLHPWKSASSTEKYQLGFLGFAFFFNLTNLVIFTPMTIEMMKQRHKVERENNVGEEVGWSKNKEVAKSNPQLASMNKKFGMIHGLSSLANIFAFGCLAMHSWYLAGKLDL; from the exons ATGGGGTGGCTATCAAGATTCACAGTAGCAGTTGCATTCTTAGCCGTTGGATTCATTTTCTCACCTGAAACATTCAAATCAGACGGTTCAGATTCATCCTCACCAGCTCTCAACACTGCGCTTAAGCTCTCTCATCTTCTTTGCTTTGCAACAGCATGGGGTGCTGCTTTATGGGTCACCTTCATCGGTGGCATCATCATGTTCAA GAATTTGCCAAGGCATCAATTTGGGAATTTGCAGAGTAAAATGTTTCCAGCATACTTTACAATGGTGGGTATTTGTTGTGCGGTTTCAATGGCGGCATTTGGGTATTTGCATCCATGGAAATCGGCTTCGTCTACTGAGAAATACCAGctagggtttttgggttttgctTTTTTCTTTAATCTTACCAATTTGGTGATCTTCACTCCTATGACTATTGAG ATGATGAAGCAAAGACACAAGGTGGAGAGGGAAAACAATGTAGGTGAAGAAGTAGGATGGTCAAAGAACAAAGAAGTCGCAAAGTCAAACCCACAACTCGCATCGATGAACAAGAAGTTCGGAATGATACATGGCTTGTCTTCGCTTGCAAACATTTTCGCATTTGGATGCCTTGCAATGCATTCATGGTATTTAGCTGGTAAACTCGAC